One genomic window of Roseobacter ponti includes the following:
- a CDS encoding ferredoxin reductase family protein, which produces MALHSRHAPLLLVLFYLATACLPLVLSWASGMPPRGVRNDIASGLGLLAFAMILAEFVLSGRFRIISSGVGLDVTIRFHQLMARTALAFALLHPFAYQWLPGPARPWDPTRELTLSGDFSALFTGVAAFVLLPAFVIVSMKHDDLGYRYEFWRLTHGLGALLIAGLLLHHTLYAGRYSADPVMVAMWVVMTAVAASSLFVVYVVKPLWQRLHPWRVSAIEQLSERQWGVTISPVGHPGVAFRAGQFVWLNIGRSPFSLNENPFSISSAPAAGPDLGFVIKELGDFTSTLETVRVGERAYIDGPYGTLTVLDRHEPGIAMIAGGVGIAPMLSIQRELERSGDPRRTVLIYGNRTEDQIVFRDELEARALADMSDVIFVLREPDETWAGPVGLIDAGLIAQTFDQNQFDTWLFVLCGPPAMMTAIEETLLASGVSSDRILSERFRYD; this is translated from the coding sequence ATGGCGCTGCATTCCCGCCATGCTCCGCTCCTGCTGGTGCTTTTCTATCTCGCAACGGCCTGCCTGCCGCTGGTTCTGTCCTGGGCGTCCGGCATGCCGCCACGAGGCGTGCGCAACGATATCGCCTCAGGTCTCGGACTGCTTGCCTTTGCGATGATCCTTGCGGAATTCGTTCTGTCCGGCAGGTTCCGCATCATCTCGTCAGGGGTCGGGCTCGATGTGACCATCCGTTTTCACCAGCTGATGGCGCGCACTGCGCTGGCCTTCGCTCTGCTGCATCCTTTTGCCTACCAGTGGCTGCCCGGGCCCGCCCGCCCCTGGGATCCGACGCGCGAGCTCACTCTTTCGGGTGATTTCTCTGCGCTCTTTACCGGCGTCGCGGCTTTCGTGCTGCTTCCTGCATTTGTCATCGTTTCAATGAAACATGACGATCTCGGGTACAGATATGAGTTCTGGCGCCTGACGCACGGGCTCGGCGCGCTGTTGATCGCCGGCCTGCTGTTGCATCACACGCTGTACGCCGGGCGTTACAGTGCAGATCCCGTCATGGTCGCGATGTGGGTGGTGATGACGGCAGTTGCGGCGTCTTCGCTGTTCGTAGTCTATGTCGTTAAACCGCTCTGGCAGAGACTGCACCCCTGGCGGGTATCCGCGATTGAACAGCTCTCCGAACGTCAATGGGGCGTCACGATCTCACCCGTCGGGCACCCGGGTGTTGCGTTCAGAGCCGGGCAGTTCGTCTGGCTTAATATCGGCCGATCGCCATTTTCACTGAACGAAAACCCGTTTTCGATAAGTTCGGCACCCGCCGCCGGGCCTGATCTGGGGTTTGTCATCAAAGAACTGGGCGATTTCACCTCGACGCTCGAAACAGTGCGCGTTGGCGAGAGAGCATATATTGACGGGCCCTATGGCACACTGACAGTCCTGGACCGGCACGAGCCGGGGATCGCCATGATCGCCGGAGGCGTGGGCATTGCCCCCATGCTCAGCATCCAGCGCGAGCTTGAACGGTCCGGTGATCCGCGCCGGACGGTCCTGATTTATGGCAACCGCACCGAAGATCAGATCGTTTTCAGGGACGAACTCGAGGCCCGGGCGCTTGCTGATATGTCCGATGTGATCTTCGTGCTGCGCGAACCTGATGAGACATGGGCAGGGCCGGTCGGACTGATCGACGCTGGACTGATTGCGCAAACCTTTGATCAGAATCAGTTCGACACCTGGCTCTTTGTACTCTGCGGCCCTCCGGCGATGATGACCGCAATCGAAGAAACACTTCTGGCGTCAGGTGTCTCTTCCGACCGCATCCTGTCAGAGAGGTTCCGCTATGATTAA
- a CDS encoding thiamine pyrophosphate-binding protein — MKDAPSTLHGGALLTQCLAAQGVERVFCIPGESFLAALDGLYDANIDVVVARQEGGAAMMAEATGKLTGRPGIAFVTRGPGATNASSGVHVAFQDSTPMILFVGQVASDQRDREAFQEVDYRAMFGPLAKWVAQIDRADRIPEYISHAFHVAQSGRPGPVVLALPEDMLSGPVEGAAVAAATLPSGKAAEDDLKAVVNKLAAAQRPMVIVGGGGWDGHAARALGAFAAKMGLPVGASFRCQDYLDNRHPNYVGDVGIGINPALAEMVREADVILALGARLGEMTTSGYSLLTPPVPDQQLIHIHADPSEIGRVYRPALAVVARPGPVIQQLLDLATDRDGGDRLTRARASYDAWQEPQETPGALKMEEVIAHLNAVLPDDAILTNGAGNYSAWLHRYYRYRGWRTQLAPTSGSMGYGLPAAIAARLQHPDREVICLAGDGCFQMVSQEFGTACDQGASVIVIICDNGMYGTIRMHQQRHYPGRPSGTMMKNPDFAALARTYGGFGATVTNTAEFAPAFAEARSSGLPAILHLKTDPAALSPKLRLEGS; from the coding sequence ATGAAAGATGCCCCATCAACGCTGCACGGCGGCGCTCTTCTCACGCAATGTCTGGCAGCTCAGGGCGTGGAACGTGTCTTCTGTATTCCCGGCGAAAGCTTTCTGGCCGCCCTTGACGGGTTGTATGATGCGAATATCGACGTGGTCGTCGCCCGCCAGGAAGGCGGGGCTGCGATGATGGCCGAGGCAACGGGCAAGCTGACCGGCCGTCCCGGCATAGCCTTTGTCACGCGCGGACCGGGCGCCACCAATGCCAGTTCAGGCGTGCATGTGGCCTTTCAGGACAGTACGCCGATGATCCTTTTCGTGGGCCAGGTCGCCAGCGACCAGCGCGACCGCGAAGCCTTTCAGGAGGTGGATTACCGCGCCATGTTCGGGCCACTAGCCAAGTGGGTGGCACAGATCGACCGTGCCGACAGGATCCCCGAATATATCAGCCATGCCTTTCACGTGGCGCAGTCGGGCAGACCGGGACCGGTTGTTCTGGCACTGCCGGAAGACATGCTTTCCGGGCCGGTGGAAGGCGCCGCGGTTGCTGCAGCGACCCTCCCGTCGGGCAAAGCCGCAGAAGATGACCTGAAAGCTGTCGTTAATAAACTGGCCGCAGCACAGCGCCCGATGGTGATCGTCGGCGGCGGAGGATGGGATGGGCACGCGGCCAGGGCGCTTGGTGCTTTTGCGGCAAAAATGGGCCTGCCGGTTGGTGCCTCGTTTCGCTGTCAGGATTATCTGGACAACCGGCATCCGAATTACGTCGGCGATGTCGGGATCGGGATCAATCCGGCGCTCGCGGAGATGGTGCGCGAGGCGGATGTGATCCTTGCGCTTGGCGCACGGCTGGGCGAGATGACGACCTCCGGCTATTCGCTGCTGACCCCGCCGGTGCCCGACCAGCAGCTGATCCATATCCACGCGGACCCCTCAGAGATCGGCCGCGTCTACCGCCCGGCGCTGGCGGTCGTGGCCCGGCCCGGCCCGGTGATACAGCAACTGCTTGATCTGGCGACAGACCGCGACGGTGGCGACCGGCTGACCCGCGCCCGCGCCTCTTACGACGCCTGGCAGGAACCGCAGGAGACACCCGGCGCGCTGAAAATGGAGGAGGTCATCGCACATCTGAACGCGGTGCTGCCCGATGACGCGATCCTGACCAACGGGGCAGGCAACTACTCGGCCTGGCTGCACCGGTATTACCGGTACCGGGGCTGGCGCACGCAGCTTGCGCCGACATCGGGGTCGATGGGCTATGGGCTGCCCGCCGCCATTGCCGCCCGGTTACAGCATCCGGACCGGGAGGTGATCTGTCTCGCCGGTGATGGCTGCTTTCAGATGGTGAGCCAGGAATTCGGCACCGCCTGCGATCAGGGGGCATCGGTGATCGTGATCATCTGCGACAATGGCATGTACGGTACGATCCGGATGCACCAGCAGCGGCACTACCCGGGCCGCCCGTCGGGAACCATGATGAAAAACCCTGACTTTGCAGCGCTGGCGAGGACTTACGGCGGGTTTGGCGCGACGGTGACGAATACGGCAGAATTCGCACCCGCTTTTGCTGAGGCGCGCAGCAGCGGACTGCCCGCGATCCTGCATCTGAAAACGGATCCCGCCGCCCTGTCCCCGAAGCTGCGGCTCGAAGGCAGTTGA
- a CDS encoding cupin domain-containing protein, translating to MTTPESYTSRPTDRIPNSRFPLLVHRNGVPGGGEEALLDRFRSNGWLNNWRYPGIYTYAHYHSTTHECLGCASGWMEIVIFGKGGTKIRVEAGDVVVMPAGVSHEMVGNSDDNLMVGGYPDGRDWDNIQEEFITREDFRAAAKRIMMLPIPDLDPVTGAPLQSWIEAPSSVDADLNDYRDGLDPE from the coding sequence ATGACAACGCCGGAAAGCTACACTTCGCGCCCGACAGACCGGATACCGAACAGCAGGTTTCCGCTTCTTGTGCATCGAAACGGAGTGCCGGGTGGCGGCGAGGAGGCACTGCTGGATCGGTTCCGGTCGAACGGCTGGCTCAACAACTGGCGGTATCCGGGCATTTATACCTACGCGCATTACCATTCGACGACACATGAATGCCTCGGCTGCGCATCGGGCTGGATGGAGATCGTGATCTTTGGCAAAGGGGGCACGAAAATCCGCGTAGAGGCCGGAGATGTGGTCGTCATGCCCGCCGGGGTCTCGCACGAAATGGTCGGGAACTCCGACGACAACCTGATGGTCGGCGGCTATCCGGACGGGCGGGACTGGGACAATATCCAGGAAGAGTTCATCACCCGCGAGGATTTCCGCGCGGCGGCCAAGCGCATTATGATGCTGCCGATACCCGATCTTGATCCGGTCACCGGCGCGCCGCTGCAAAGCTGGATTGAGGCCCCCTCTTCGGTCGATGCCGATCTCAATGACTATCGCGACGGACTTGATCCGGAATAG
- a CDS encoding SMP-30/gluconolactonase/LRE family protein, protein MLMPEFEVIDPRFTKYVMQNVHMETLYTGTRWAEGPVYFPAGKYLLWSDIPNNRVLRYDETDGVVSEFATGCGYHNGHTRDRQGRLVSCEHQGRRISRIEFDGSVSTLAAEYEGKRLNSPNDVVVKSDGSVWFTDPTYGIDSEYEGDSAESEIGASLVYRIDPESGAVKAVASDFVKPNGLAFSPDESRLYIADTGATHVENGPHHIRVFDVSADGALSGGEVFAECGAGLFDGFRLDLDGNIWTSAGDGVHCYTSEGDLIGKILTGEVVANVEFGGIKRNRLIICATTTLRAVYLNTQGC, encoded by the coding sequence ATGCTGATGCCCGAATTCGAGGTCATCGATCCGCGCTTTACAAAATACGTGATGCAGAATGTTCATATGGAAACGCTTTATACCGGGACCCGCTGGGCCGAAGGGCCGGTTTATTTTCCCGCCGGTAAGTATCTGCTCTGGTCCGATATCCCCAACAACCGTGTGCTGCGCTATGACGAAACCGATGGCGTCGTCTCTGAATTCGCCACCGGCTGCGGGTATCACAACGGACACACGCGCGACCGTCAGGGCCGGCTTGTGTCCTGCGAGCACCAGGGTCGCAGGATAAGCCGGATCGAATTTGACGGCTCGGTGAGCACGCTGGCCGCTGAGTATGAGGGCAAGCGCCTGAACTCCCCCAATGATGTGGTGGTGAAATCGGATGGCAGTGTCTGGTTCACCGATCCGACCTATGGCATCGACAGTGAGTACGAGGGCGACAGTGCCGAAAGCGAAATCGGCGCCTCACTGGTCTACCGGATCGATCCGGAGAGCGGCGCGGTCAAAGCCGTCGCCAGCGATTTCGTCAAACCGAACGGGCTGGCCTTTTCGCCGGACGAAAGCCGGCTCTATATCGCGGATACCGGTGCCACCCATGTGGAAAACGGACCGCATCACATCCGCGTTTTCGATGTCTCAGCTGATGGCGCGCTGTCCGGCGGAGAGGTCTTTGCGGAATGCGGAGCGGGTCTTTTTGACGGTTTCCGCCTTGATCTGGACGGCAACATCTGGACCTCTGCGGGTGACGGGGTGCATTGCTACACGTCTGAAGGCGACCTTATCGGCAAAATCCTCACCGGTGAGGTTGTGGCCAACGTCGAGTTCGGCGGGATCAAGCGCAATCGCCTCATTATCTGCGCCACCACAACGCTGCGCGCTGTCTATCTGAACACGCAGGGCTGCTGA
- a CDS encoding ABC transporter permease, protein MTATDTMPKVKSRLWTPENKPIVIASGFIVVILAIGTAYTLVTQGTATLLSPGYMLQQLQVGSFLGIVAAGMMLVILLGHIDLSVPWTVAASAMMATAFGGAAALPVGLSVGLAVGLVNGLGVAYLRIPSMIFTLGVNAVMRGLMVAYTGGFAPQTAATPLMQYLAVGKILGIPVALFVWAAVSVVVVFILRKTPVGRYIFAIGNRESAAYLAGAPTRWVIVFAFGLCGMMAGLSGTLLAGYSTKAYQGMGDAYLLPAIAAVVIGGTHILGGRGRYLGTLVGVILIVLLNSVLSIMQMPEAGRQVIYGSVIILMLLFYDRGRQERQ, encoded by the coding sequence ATGACAGCAACCGACACCATGCCCAAAGTGAAAAGCCGCCTCTGGACGCCGGAGAACAAGCCCATTGTGATTGCCTCCGGGTTCATCGTGGTGATCCTTGCAATCGGCACTGCCTATACGCTGGTGACCCAGGGCACCGCGACGCTTCTCTCGCCTGGTTACATGCTGCAACAGCTGCAGGTGGGTTCTTTTCTGGGCATCGTCGCGGCCGGTATGATGCTGGTGATCCTGCTGGGGCATATCGATCTCTCGGTGCCATGGACGGTGGCCGCCTCGGCGATGATGGCTACGGCTTTTGGCGGGGCTGCAGCGCTGCCCGTCGGGCTCAGCGTGGGCCTCGCGGTCGGTCTGGTGAACGGGCTGGGGGTCGCCTATCTGCGCATCCCTTCGATGATTTTCACGCTTGGGGTCAATGCGGTGATGCGCGGCCTGATGGTCGCCTATACCGGGGGCTTTGCGCCGCAGACGGCAGCCACGCCGCTGATGCAGTATCTGGCCGTCGGCAAGATACTCGGTATCCCGGTGGCGCTCTTTGTGTGGGCCGCCGTCTCGGTGGTGGTCGTCTTTATCCTGCGTAAAACGCCGGTGGGACGATATATTTTTGCCATCGGCAACCGCGAATCCGCGGCATATCTGGCCGGCGCGCCGACGCGCTGGGTAATTGTTTTCGCTTTTGGCCTTTGCGGGATGATGGCCGGGCTCAGCGGCACGCTGCTCGCCGGGTATTCGACCAAAGCCTACCAGGGGATGGGGGACGCCTATCTTCTGCCCGCCATCGCCGCTGTTGTGATCGGTGGCACGCATATCCTCGGCGGCCGGGGTCGGTATCTCGGCACCCTTGTGGGGGTTATTCTTATCGTGCTCCTGAACTCGGTGCTGTCGATCATGCAGATGCCGGAAGCAGGCCGCCAGGTGATCTATGGTTCTGTGATTATTCTCATGCTTCTGTTCTACGACAGGGGCCGGCAGGAACGGCAATAG
- a CDS encoding ABC transporter permease, whose translation MSHTRKSDLSIILRQRAPLITVIAIFLLFYVFYNSNHPRGFSTAVYIQNANEVFALVMVAMAQTVPVLMGGLDLSVGAVMTLVNTLASHLLNGSPLEIIFGFIVCLLTGALCGFVNGCVVVYGRIQPIIATLATGAIFMGLALFLRPTPGGDVDGDLAWVMTNDLYEIAATYGFFENGEAAWFQPVAWLPVPALLLVIVALFVWVPFSRSVTGRTVYAIGSGESAAYMSGLPIDRAKIAAFTLGGFFAGVGGIYLTLQTSSGNADIPQAGAYTLNSIAAVVIGGTSLLGGVGTAIGSIFGALVLRTISFNFRIFDIDPLLQPLFEGVVLLGAVSIGALSVLRIKNTLELFR comes from the coding sequence ATGAGCCATACGCGAAAATCTGATCTGTCGATCATTCTGCGCCAGAGGGCTCCGCTGATCACAGTGATCGCGATATTTCTGCTGTTCTATGTTTTCTACAACAGCAACCACCCGCGTGGCTTTTCCACCGCTGTCTATATCCAGAATGCCAACGAGGTCTTTGCGCTCGTGATGGTCGCCATGGCGCAGACGGTACCGGTTCTGATGGGCGGGCTCGATCTGTCGGTGGGGGCGGTGATGACACTGGTCAATACGCTGGCCAGTCACCTGCTCAACGGCAGCCCGCTCGAGATTATTTTCGGCTTTATAGTCTGCCTTCTGACCGGGGCGCTTTGCGGTTTCGTGAACGGCTGCGTGGTGGTCTACGGACGCATTCAGCCGATCATCGCGACACTCGCAACGGGGGCGATCTTCATGGGGCTGGCACTATTTCTGCGTCCGACACCGGGCGGTGACGTAGACGGGGATCTGGCCTGGGTGATGACCAATGATCTCTATGAGATCGCCGCGACTTACGGGTTTTTTGAGAACGGCGAGGCGGCCTGGTTTCAGCCGGTCGCCTGGCTCCCTGTACCGGCACTTCTGCTGGTTATCGTGGCGCTTTTCGTCTGGGTGCCGTTTTCGCGGTCGGTGACGGGCAGGACCGTCTATGCGATCGGTTCGGGCGAAAGTGCGGCCTATATGTCCGGTCTGCCGATTGACCGGGCCAAGATTGCGGCTTTCACGCTGGGTGGGTTTTTTGCGGGTGTCGGCGGCATATACCTGACGCTGCAGACCTCCTCGGGCAATGCCGATATCCCGCAGGCGGGGGCTTATACACTCAACTCAATCGCAGCCGTGGTGATCGGCGGCACATCTCTGCTGGGCGGGGTGGGCACGGCGATCGGTTCTATATTCGGCGCGCTGGTTCTGCGCACCATCTCTTTCAATTTTCGTATTTTCGACATCGATCCGCTGCTGCAGCCGCTTTTTGAAGGCGTCGTGTTGCTGGGGGCGGTCAGCATCGGTGCTTTGAGCGTCTTACGCATTAAAAATACGCTTGAGCTTTTCAGGTAG
- a CDS encoding sugar ABC transporter ATP-binding protein, translated as MTPDGQTDDGLKTAPSAHMSLTGITKRYGGVTALENVNFSCDLGSIHAVLGENGAGKSTLIKIMSGVVTPDEGRMMLDGREVTFSGPSAANDAGIVCIFQELSLMPDLSVADNIMIADPPRRFGLIDKRAQNRRAEELLARIGCEDVNPLNRVRDLPLSRRQMVEIAKALAKDPTVLILDEATSALTASDVERVFEILRRLRDDGISILSISHRMHEIEAVADMCSVFRNGQNVETFRQGTRSAEEIVQMMIGREISAHFPPKPDKDLTAQGAVPPVLQVRDFAWENVLQGIDLSVRKGEIVGLGGLDGQGQKELLLGLFGVLKSTSGTIEINGKPVSIRSPIDAKRAGVDIALVPEDRKTEGLMLPMSISDNLAIASLSRVSNGVMLDQNALDRSVAEAVRRMQIKIGDKSDAVSTLSGGNQQKVVIAKWLMTDPKIILLNDPTRGIDVGTKQEIYLLLRELAREGAAIVLYSTDYEELIGCCDRVAVMYDGQIVRELAGPEITERNIISSALNIEEAAQ; from the coding sequence ATGACACCTGACGGCCAGACGGACGACGGCCTCAAAACCGCTCCTTCCGCACATATGTCTCTGACAGGAATTACGAAACGCTACGGCGGAGTGACGGCCCTGGAGAATGTAAACTTCTCCTGCGATCTGGGCTCGATCCATGCTGTGCTCGGTGAAAACGGTGCCGGAAAATCCACGCTGATCAAGATTATGTCGGGCGTTGTGACCCCGGATGAGGGGCGGATGATGCTTGACGGCAGAGAGGTTACCTTTTCGGGACCGTCGGCCGCAAATGACGCGGGCATCGTGTGCATTTTTCAGGAACTGTCGCTGATGCCCGACCTCAGCGTGGCAGATAACATCATGATCGCCGATCCGCCGCGCCGGTTCGGTCTGATCGACAAAAGAGCCCAGAACAGGCGCGCAGAGGAGTTGCTCGCGCGGATCGGTTGCGAGGATGTGAATCCGCTCAACAGGGTGCGCGATCTGCCGCTTTCGCGCCGCCAGATGGTCGAAATTGCAAAGGCACTGGCCAAAGATCCGACCGTTCTGATCCTTGATGAGGCGACCTCGGCGCTGACGGCCTCGGATGTGGAACGCGTCTTCGAGATCCTGCGCAGGCTGCGCGATGACGGTATTTCTATCCTCAGTATTTCACACCGCATGCACGAGATCGAAGCGGTGGCCGATATGTGCTCGGTGTTTCGCAACGGTCAGAATGTGGAAACCTTCCGGCAGGGCACGAGGTCCGCTGAGGAGATTGTTCAGATGATGATCGGCCGCGAGATTTCGGCCCATTTCCCGCCCAAGCCGGACAAAGACCTCACAGCACAGGGGGCCGTGCCGCCGGTCCTGCAGGTCAGAGATTTCGCCTGGGAAAATGTCCTGCAGGGTATCGATCTCTCGGTGCGAAAAGGCGAGATCGTGGGGCTTGGAGGGCTCGACGGCCAAGGTCAGAAAGAGCTGCTGCTGGGGCTTTTCGGCGTGCTCAAAAGCACCTCCGGCACGATTGAGATCAATGGCAAACCGGTGAGCATCCGCTCGCCCATCGATGCCAAACGCGCCGGCGTGGACATCGCCCTCGTGCCCGAGGACCGCAAAACCGAAGGGCTCATGCTGCCCATGTCGATCTCCGATAATCTTGCGATCGCATCGCTCAGCCGGGTGTCTAACGGCGTCATGCTGGATCAGAACGCGCTGGACCGTTCCGTCGCTGAGGCTGTCCGGCGGATGCAGATCAAAATCGGCGATAAATCCGATGCGGTTTCAACCCTCTCAGGGGGCAACCAGCAGAAGGTTGTCATCGCCAAGTGGCTGATGACAGACCCGAAGATCATTCTGCTCAATGACCCCACCCGCGGCATTGACGTTGGTACCAAACAGGAAATCTATCTGCTCCTGCGCGAGCTTGCGAGAGAGGGGGCCGCAATCGTGCTCTATTCCACAGATTACGAAGAACTGATCGGCTGCTGTGACCGGGTGGCTGTCATGTATGACGGGCAGATCGTGCGCGAGCTTGCAGGGCCGGAGATCACCGAACGCAACATTATTTCCAGCGCCCTGAATATCGAGGAAGCCGCCCAATGA
- a CDS encoding sugar ABC transporter substrate-binding protein, producing the protein MKFYGIREIAGCATLAGGLMLSTAAFAGPENVEGPGHDPACFAPWNDEIKYMQWEPRDGPHKIAVVNGFVGNTWRIQMIQTAKAFAEQEDIASQIEEFKVVSTGTDVAAQLGAIEDFINQGFDAIVTIAVSPEGFDRVIRLADRNDVVVVPFDNVLDTDKVMQVNEDQLEMGRMYARWLMEQLGDKTSGKILEVRGLQGNSVDRDRHIGFRELMEPSGDWDIVEVVGNWDDGTAQKVTADAIAVHKEFDGVVVQGGTTGAVRAMLDAGHPLVPIAGESENGYRKLLAEYGPQGLKGTSIGQSPGMVAIAMKAALAALDGNVMPQLISVPIPFADYDEMEAGKNFWPDLTDNFFTVNEFPPCGVNITAREIMAKSADNN; encoded by the coding sequence ATGAAATTTTACGGAATACGCGAAATCGCGGGCTGCGCCACGCTGGCCGGTGGTCTGATGCTGTCCACGGCAGCCTTTGCAGGGCCTGAAAACGTCGAAGGGCCCGGGCATGATCCGGCGTGCTTTGCACCCTGGAACGACGAGATCAAATACATGCAGTGGGAGCCGCGCGACGGACCGCACAAGATCGCGGTCGTCAACGGGTTCGTCGGCAACACCTGGCGCATTCAGATGATCCAGACCGCCAAGGCCTTTGCCGAGCAGGAGGATATCGCCTCGCAGATCGAGGAGTTCAAGGTGGTCTCAACCGGCACGGACGTTGCAGCACAGCTGGGCGCCATCGAGGATTTCATCAACCAGGGGTTTGACGCCATCGTGACGATCGCGGTCTCGCCCGAAGGTTTTGATCGGGTGATCCGGCTTGCTGACCGCAATGACGTGGTGGTCGTGCCCTTTGACAACGTGCTCGACACCGACAAGGTCATGCAGGTCAACGAAGACCAGCTCGAGATGGGCCGGATGTACGCGCGCTGGCTGATGGAACAGCTGGGCGACAAAACCTCCGGCAAGATTCTCGAAGTGCGGGGTCTCCAGGGCAACTCGGTGGACCGCGACCGGCACATCGGTTTCCGCGAACTCATGGAGCCCTCGGGTGACTGGGACATCGTCGAGGTCGTCGGCAACTGGGATGACGGTACAGCACAGAAAGTGACCGCTGATGCGATCGCCGTGCACAAGGAGTTCGACGGCGTGGTCGTACAGGGCGGCACCACCGGTGCGGTCCGCGCGATGCTGGATGCCGGCCATCCGCTGGTCCCGATTGCCGGTGAAAGCGAGAACGGCTATCGCAAACTGCTTGCTGAATACGGGCCGCAGGGTCTTAAAGGCACGTCAATCGGGCAGTCGCCCGGCATGGTCGCCATCGCGATGAAGGCAGCCCTCGCAGCTCTTGACGGCAACGTCATGCCACAGCTGATCTCTGTGCCGATCCCCTTTGCTGATTACGACGAGATGGAAGCCGGCAAAAACTTCTGGCCTGATCTCACCGACAACTTCTTTACGGTGAATGAATTCCCGCCCTGCGGCGTGAACATCACAGCCCGCGAGATCATGGCAAAGTCGGCTGATAACAACTGA
- a CDS encoding GntR family transcriptional regulator, with the protein MMPKRTEYEEGRIIPLTLSAQVVDRLRNWILLGDLAPGEVLVERVLSEKLGVSRTPMREALQLLGREGLITITPNRRPRVASPGLSDILELLEVHRLVEAHGARLAAKHISQEALTDLQRLLDEMEISGTRRGELEFFELDMAFHRQIVEASGNATLIETHSLLNARLYRTRFLSTQSISGRPLMQAQHTQILKALRARDADRAQAGVEEHLHQLGRNITAIFNEASKEKGTGPQPGRTS; encoded by the coding sequence ATGATGCCCAAACGAACAGAATACGAAGAGGGCAGGATCATTCCGCTGACCCTCTCCGCCCAGGTGGTGGACCGGTTGCGGAACTGGATTTTGCTGGGCGATCTGGCCCCGGGCGAGGTGCTGGTGGAACGGGTGCTTTCCGAAAAGCTGGGTGTCTCGCGCACGCCGATGCGTGAGGCGCTGCAGTTGCTGGGCCGCGAAGGGCTGATCACCATCACCCCCAACCGCCGGCCGCGGGTGGCCAGCCCCGGCCTGTCCGACATTCTGGAGCTTCTGGAGGTTCACCGGCTGGTGGAGGCGCACGGCGCGCGCCTCGCCGCGAAGCATATATCGCAAGAGGCTCTCACGGATCTGCAGCGATTGCTTGATGAGATGGAGATATCCGGCACCCGGCGCGGTGAGCTGGAATTCTTCGAGCTGGACATGGCGTTTCACAGGCAGATCGTCGAGGCCTCCGGCAACGCGACTCTGATCGAGACGCACAGCCTCCTTAACGCACGCCTCTACCGCACCCGGTTTCTGTCCACGCAGTCGATCAGCGGAAGGCCTCTGATGCAGGCCCAGCACACGCAGATCCTTAAGGCACTGCGCGCGCGGGATGCTGACCGTGCTCAGGCAGGTGTCGAAGAACACCTGCATCAGCTCGGGCGAAACATAACGGCGATTTTTAACGAAGCATCAAAGGAAAAAGGCACGGGCCCGCAGCCTGGCAGGACCAGCTGA
- a CDS encoding DUF6538 domain-containing protein, with protein MFFCFSRRIPKELLRHCSSPRIAYSLRTRSGKFADPCSVTAVNQKN; from the coding sequence GTGTTTTTTTGCTTCAGTCGTCGCATCCCGAAAGAGCTGCTTCGCCACTGTTCGTCGCCTCGGATTGCTTATTCGCTGCGTACTCGGTCAGGAAAGTTCGCTGATCCCTGCTCGGTCACTGCGGTCAATCAGAAGAATTGA